The following proteins are co-located in the Microbacterium sp. SORGH_AS_0888 genome:
- a CDS encoding recombinase family protein: MSTKTNRLEAVLGYARVSTAGQRTDNQVELLEAAGATEVFAEKVSGSRNAHSSTYRDLFDRVRELTDEGYRVTVVVTKLDRFSRSLPDLLHGVQELADMGAKFFTLDNSLNYDPDSPASKFQLQVFGALAEFERALINSRTAEGRKVAREKGVKFGHPPKLKQKDVDSIKADHESGRWTPAQIANRNSTSRSTVLRVLGLYGAGPYQTREEWEAEKRAAQRKK, encoded by the coding sequence ATGAGCACGAAGACCAACCGACTCGAAGCCGTTCTCGGCTATGCGCGAGTCTCGACCGCAGGACAACGAACCGACAATCAGGTTGAACTCCTCGAAGCCGCGGGAGCGACAGAGGTCTTCGCCGAGAAGGTCTCCGGCAGCCGGAACGCACACTCGTCCACCTACCGCGACCTCTTCGACCGTGTACGCGAACTCACCGATGAGGGCTACCGCGTGACGGTGGTCGTGACGAAGCTTGACCGATTCAGCCGCTCGCTGCCGGATCTGCTTCACGGTGTGCAGGAGCTAGCCGACATGGGCGCGAAGTTCTTCACCCTCGATAACTCACTCAACTACGACCCCGACAGCCCCGCATCGAAGTTCCAGCTACAGGTCTTCGGCGCTCTCGCGGAGTTCGAACGAGCGCTCATCAACTCGCGTACCGCCGAAGGTCGGAAGGTCGCCCGCGAGAAGGGTGTCAAGTTCGGACACCCCCCGAAGTTGAAGCAGAAGGACGTGGACAGCATCAAGGCCGACCACGAGTCCGGTCGCTGGACTCCGGCGCAGATCGCGAACCGCAACAGCACCTCGCGCTCGACCGTGCTTCGTGTCCTCGGGCTCTACGGTGCCGGTCCCTACCAAACCCGCGAGGAGTGGGAAGCAGAGAAGCGCGCGGCACAGAGGAAGAAGTGA
- a CDS encoding S24/S26 family peptidase yields MTTVRSDAQSVEEQDEDETVLNEGEQENPEEVAARLRRRARRKEGVFRWVDKSTLHVARAVGLVALFVALLMTGPLSLGLTSNVVLTDSMAGSIERGDISLTKHFSQSHDKLDVGEVALISKDGQVPYLHRVVEVNDDSTYTTRGDANNTNDVFKASNTDIQGVHWNKIGQPLATVLVLFSLNFGWWGELFKALFTANFASVGSLLPFGPWGLIILVMFAILTWSLVPSILERIARRSQERQRETIARLQATVTVHDTAIGSHDESLDDIQPVVDELKEEKARKAAEEAAFLEQQKTAWDSFDPTKPIYDEPEESPFSMFGGSDDVPLPTFGEPDDAPLPVFDLEDDHEDVHAFVASVAARHNTVLPPSSGSLRTELPAVASLRVHETAPARNEHSLFDLDDSFRVGD; encoded by the coding sequence ATGACAACCGTGAGAAGCGACGCGCAGTCAGTCGAAGAACAAGACGAGGACGAAACCGTACTCAACGAGGGAGAGCAGGAGAATCCGGAAGAAGTCGCGGCGCGTTTGCGTCGCCGTGCGCGTCGAAAAGAGGGTGTCTTCCGGTGGGTTGACAAGTCGACTCTCCACGTCGCCCGCGCCGTAGGACTCGTTGCGCTCTTCGTCGCCTTGCTCATGACCGGTCCTCTGTCCCTCGGCCTCACCTCCAACGTTGTGCTCACCGACTCCATGGCCGGTTCCATCGAACGTGGCGACATCTCTTTGACGAAGCACTTCAGTCAGTCTCACGACAAGCTCGACGTCGGTGAGGTGGCGCTCATCTCCAAGGATGGTCAGGTGCCGTACCTACACCGCGTGGTCGAGGTGAACGATGACAGCACCTATACGACTCGTGGTGACGCCAACAACACCAACGACGTCTTCAAGGCCTCGAACACGGATATTCAAGGGGTTCACTGGAACAAGATCGGGCAACCGCTCGCCACCGTACTCGTGCTCTTCTCACTCAATTTCGGTTGGTGGGGTGAATTGTTCAAGGCGCTCTTCACGGCGAACTTCGCCTCTGTCGGAAGCCTTCTGCCGTTCGGTCCGTGGGGCCTCATCATCCTCGTGATGTTCGCGATCCTCACCTGGAGTCTGGTCCCATCGATCCTTGAGCGCATCGCCCGCCGTTCCCAGGAGCGCCAGCGAGAGACGATCGCTCGCCTACAGGCCACCGTCACCGTCCACGACACCGCCATCGGCTCACACGACGAGTCGCTGGATGACATTCAACCGGTCGTTGACGAGCTGAAGGAGGAGAAGGCGAGGAAGGCCGCTGAAGAGGCCGCGTTCCTTGAGCAACAGAAGACGGCGTGGGACAGCTTCGATCCGACGAAGCCGATCTACGACGAGCCGGAGGAGTCACCGTTCTCCATGTTCGGTGGCTCTGATGATGTGCCGCTTCCGACCTTCGGGGAGCCCGACGACGCTCCGTTGCCGGTCTTCGACCTTGAGGACGACCACGAAGATGTGCATGCCTTCGTCGCTTCTGTGGCGGCACGCCACAACACCGTGCTCCCACCGTCCAGCGGCAGTCTCCGCACCGAACTGCCCGCGGTCGCATCATTGCGCGTTCACGAGACCGCACCCGCCAGAAACGAGCACAGTCTCTTCGACTTGGACGATTCGTTCCGTGTCGGTGATTGA
- a CDS encoding DUF4314 domain-containing protein translates to MNITAKGARVRLISTTDEFTRLREGDEGTIEYVDDIDTIHVKWDNGATLGLVPGEDRFVVL, encoded by the coding sequence ATGAACATCACCGCGAAAGGTGCCCGCGTGCGCCTCATCTCGACCACCGACGAGTTCACCCGACTCCGTGAAGGAGACGAAGGAACCATCGAGTACGTCGATGACATTGACACCATCCACGTCAAGTGGGACAACGGCGCTACTCTCGGGCTCGTCCCCGGAGAAGACCGGTTCGTGGTGCTCTGA
- a CDS encoding DUF4062 domain-containing protein translates to MDRRYQVFISSTFTDLIDERREVTQALLEMDCLPAGMELFPAGNTDQWTLIQGVIAQSDYYLVILGGRYGSTTEEGVSYTEKEYDYAIELGIPVMGFVPADADAIPVGKTDRDDAAAKKLAEFQAKVQRKMTRDWKNAEDLGSKVTRGLIHLIKNNPRPGWVRGDEAMTPETRTELAELKATIAEFEKRAVEEKAGLSEQIDTTFAHGSEVVSLAITHRGRDPHSYRTVDEDGTMDYTWDEIVEVIGPFMIDEAPEPTLRSTLESHILRDLQEEEDGGWEEEWTNETVLISDRSWGSIIVQLRALGIIATGTKKRTVSDKSVYWRLTPAGDAYLVGLRAIPHNANDASAEPARAKRSSVATDER, encoded by the coding sequence ATGGATCGGCGCTACCAGGTCTTCATCAGTTCGACATTCACCGACCTCATAGATGAGCGGCGCGAGGTTACGCAGGCTTTACTTGAGATGGACTGCCTCCCCGCTGGCATGGAACTGTTCCCTGCGGGCAACACGGACCAGTGGACCCTGATTCAGGGCGTGATCGCGCAGAGCGACTACTACCTCGTGATCCTCGGTGGTCGTTACGGCTCTACGACCGAAGAGGGCGTGAGCTACACCGAGAAGGAGTACGACTACGCCATCGAGCTTGGCATTCCCGTCATGGGGTTCGTTCCTGCGGACGCTGACGCCATCCCAGTTGGCAAGACGGACAGAGACGACGCTGCCGCGAAGAAGCTAGCGGAGTTCCAGGCCAAAGTGCAGCGCAAGATGACGCGCGACTGGAAGAACGCGGAAGACCTTGGCTCGAAGGTCACTCGCGGCTTGATTCACCTCATAAAGAACAACCCGCGCCCTGGTTGGGTGCGCGGCGACGAGGCGATGACCCCCGAGACCAGAACGGAACTTGCCGAACTCAAAGCGACGATTGCCGAGTTCGAGAAGCGGGCGGTGGAGGAGAAGGCGGGCCTGTCCGAACAAATCGACACCACCTTCGCCCATGGTTCAGAGGTGGTCTCGCTTGCCATCACACATCGTGGACGCGACCCTCATTCTTACCGAACAGTGGATGAGGACGGCACTATGGACTACACCTGGGACGAGATAGTCGAGGTAATAGGTCCGTTCATGATCGATGAGGCTCCGGAACCCACGTTGCGAAGCACGCTAGAGAGTCACATCCTTCGGGACCTACAGGAGGAAGAAGACGGCGGGTGGGAGGAAGAATGGACGAACGAGACCGTACTCATCTCGGATCGATCCTGGGGCTCGATCATTGTGCAGCTCCGCGCCCTCGGCATTATCGCTACCGGCACGAAGAAGAGAACCGTCAGCGATAAGTCTGTCTACTGGCGATTGACTCCAGCTGGTGATGCCTATCTGGTGGGTTTGCGAGCAATCCCACACAACGCGAACGACGCCTCTGCGGAACCCGCGAGAGCGAAGCGATCATCGGTAGCGACTGACGAAAGATGA